From a region of the Paenibacillus sp. R14(2021) genome:
- a CDS encoding YaaL family protein yields MWKWLNTRKRTADLKKQRSEQQEQLELLAEIKTAKQEWENAQRFFEYAMGDDQIDYAIFAMAAAEKRYEMLIRKAKRMPLKWTLLKGGEVY; encoded by the coding sequence ATGTGGAAGTGGTTGAATACGAGAAAACGGACGGCTGATCTAAAAAAGCAAAGAAGCGAGCAGCAGGAGCAGCTCGAGCTGCTAGCGGAAATCAAGACGGCTAAGCAGGAATGGGAGAATGCGCAGCGATTCTTTGAATACGCAATGGGGGACGATCAAATTGATTATGCGATCTTTGCGATGGCCGCAGCCGAGAAACGTTATGAAATGCTGATTCGAAAGGCGAAGCGAATGCCCTTGAAATGGACGCTCCTGAAAGGAGGAGAAGTGTATTGA
- the recR gene encoding recombination mediator RecR, giving the protein MYYPEPIAKLIDAFSRLPGIGPKTAARLAFHTLKMKEDDVIDFAKALVSVKRNLHYCSVCCNITDTDPCRICQDKSRDQSVICVVQESKDLVAMERTKEFQGQYHVLQGAISPIEGIGPDEIRIAELLRRLSDETVQEMILATNPNIEGEATAMYLSRLVKPFGIKVTRIAHGLPVGGDLEYADEVTLSKALEGRRELN; this is encoded by the coding sequence TTGTATTATCCCGAACCGATAGCCAAACTTATAGACGCCTTTAGCCGACTGCCTGGCATCGGTCCGAAGACAGCGGCCAGGCTGGCCTTTCATACGCTCAAAATGAAGGAAGACGATGTCATCGATTTTGCTAAGGCGCTTGTCAGCGTCAAACGCAATCTTCATTACTGCTCCGTCTGCTGCAATATTACCGACACGGATCCATGCCGGATCTGTCAGGACAAAAGCAGGGACCAATCCGTCATCTGCGTTGTTCAAGAATCCAAGGACCTTGTAGCGATGGAGCGTACCAAAGAATTTCAAGGACAATACCACGTCCTTCAAGGCGCTATTTCACCCATTGAAGGCATTGGTCCGGATGAAATCAGAATTGCCGAGCTGCTTCGCCGCCTGAGTGACGAGACCGTTCAAGAGATGATTCTGGCGACGAATCCGAACATTGAAGGTGAAGCGACGGCGATGTACTTATCACGGCTCGTTAAACCGTTCGGCATCAAAGTCACCCGTATTGCCCATGGACTACCGGTTGGCGGAGACCTGGAATATGCGGATGAGGTAACCTTGTCCAAAGCACTTGAAGGCCGCAGAGAGTTAAATTAA